In Halarcobacter bivalviorum, a genomic segment contains:
- a CDS encoding dynamin family protein: MGLANDYFLLYHGKHIEQTTTFGTIDNKSQDDFFDISALILCVTRKDYEKYISLKSFNDLVTKVTNKEVKNLDDIYQLQHCILDSLKVDTKNIHLEKLHSAFEYLKDENIIENSAFKILISLFDPEELTAINTLEAKEENNNLNISFQEAKTNLEKTIKELKELFKTADFIEELEETNNYLGNQKFSIGITGVMNAGKSTMLNALMGQEILGSAVVPETANLTIVKHGKPEANVFYWNKEEWNRIESSASEIESIAEFVKETKAIFKEDLDNLIKEESVSEKVDINNLAAFTSAEASGKKCNLVKYVELKSNLDFLKDGIEIVDTPGLDDPVIQREEITKEYLSACDLMIHLMNVSQSATLKDVEFIIDALLYQNITKLLIVITRADTVSKEQLEEVINYTKTSIENQLKNQNKDSKLDYILNNIKFIPISGKMALLHRTKREQEAIDAGYTLEDTGILEIENYLHETLFGKGSNKSELIIKGAKTQIQKVIEKETKSFNYELVLLSKSKDELEADLEEFNQKKDTNKRIFTSLKEDINLYKTDAKSYLETLESFLNTELLELQNIIRQRVYNDVKYSFEKTKKRPANSRIKTIVETAIKDGIIDIIRDYRYKFIKKSQSIGEVCEQKYQDLGFVIGHKNDNFDARGFFQDDFKAGFLTSSNEVLVSKITNEVSTTKANKLNDLNSSLEKFIKEEFNSIEKNILQKAKTVSEILIENFFAQIEEPLKVFEHKLKKDEKTLQERIANFEENEANKDELTIEIHKKIKKLEAINKGLKS, from the coding sequence ATGGGTTTAGCGAATGATTATTTCTTACTTTATCATGGGAAACATATAGAACAAACTACTACTTTTGGAACTATAGATAATAAAAGTCAAGATGATTTCTTTGATATAAGTGCACTTATTTTATGTGTTACTAGAAAAGATTATGAAAAATATATTTCGTTAAAAAGTTTTAATGACTTAGTAACTAAAGTTACAAATAAAGAAGTTAAAAACTTAGATGATATTTATCAACTTCAACATTGTATACTTGATTCATTAAAAGTAGATACTAAAAACATTCACTTAGAGAAATTACATAGTGCTTTTGAATATTTAAAAGATGAAAATATTATTGAGAACTCTGCTTTTAAAATCTTAATCTCTTTATTTGATCCTGAAGAATTAACTGCAATAAATACTCTTGAAGCAAAAGAGGAAAATAATAATCTAAACATCTCTTTCCAAGAAGCAAAAACAAATCTTGAGAAAACAATAAAAGAGTTAAAAGAGCTTTTTAAAACTGCTGATTTTATTGAAGAGTTAGAAGAGACTAATAACTACTTAGGAAATCAAAAATTCTCAATTGGAATTACGGGTGTTATGAATGCTGGGAAATCTACAATGCTAAATGCTCTTATGGGACAAGAAATCTTAGGAAGTGCAGTAGTTCCTGAAACAGCAAACTTAACAATAGTAAAACATGGTAAACCTGAAGCAAATGTATTTTACTGGAATAAAGAAGAGTGGAATAGAATTGAGTCTTCAGCAAGTGAAATTGAATCAATTGCTGAATTTGTAAAAGAGACAAAAGCTATTTTCAAAGAGGACTTAGATAATTTAATCAAAGAAGAATCTGTAAGTGAAAAAGTTGATATTAATAATTTAGCTGCTTTCACATCAGCAGAAGCAAGTGGGAAAAAATGTAATCTTGTAAAATATGTTGAATTAAAATCAAATCTTGATTTCTTAAAAGATGGTATAGAAATTGTTGATACTCCAGGATTAGATGACCCTGTTATTCAAAGAGAAGAGATTACAAAAGAGTATTTATCTGCTTGTGATTTAATGATTCACTTAATGAATGTCTCTCAAAGTGCTACACTAAAAGATGTTGAATTTATTATTGATGCCCTACTTTATCAAAATATTACAAAGTTACTAATTGTAATTACAAGAGCAGATACTGTTTCAAAAGAGCAACTAGAAGAGGTAATTAACTATACAAAGACTTCAATAGAAAATCAATTAAAAAATCAAAATAAAGATAGTAAATTAGACTATATTCTAAACAATATTAAGTTTATTCCAATCTCTGGAAAAATGGCTTTACTTCATAGAACCAAACGAGAACAAGAAGCAATTGATGCTGGATATACCCTTGAAGACACTGGTATTTTAGAGATTGAAAACTATCTACATGAAACTCTATTTGGTAAGGGTTCTAATAAATCTGAACTTATTATTAAAGGCGCAAAAACACAAATTCAAAAGGTTATAGAAAAAGAGACTAAATCATTTAACTATGAATTAGTTTTATTATCAAAATCTAAAGATGAGCTTGAAGCTGACCTTGAAGAGTTTAATCAAAAGAAAGATACGAATAAAAGAATATTTACAAGTTTAAAAGAAGATATAAATCTATATAAAACTGATGCAAAGAGCTATTTAGAAACACTTGAAAGTTTTTTAAATACAGAGCTACTAGAACTTCAAAATATAATAAGACAAAGAGTTTACAATGATGTAAAATACTCTTTTGAAAAAACTAAAAAAAGACCTGCTAATTCAAGAATTAAAACAATAGTTGAAACAGCAATAAAAGATGGAATTATAGACATAATTAGAGACTACAGATATAAATTTATTAAAAAATCTCAAAGTATTGGTGAAGTTTGTGAACAGAAATATCAAGATTTAGGTTTTGTAATTGGACACAAAAATGATAACTTTGATGCAAGAGGATTTTTTCAAGATGATTTTAAAGCAGGTTTTTTAACTTCTTCAAATGAAGTACTTGTTTCTAAAATTACAAATGAAGTTTCAACAACTAAAGCAAATAAATTAAATGACTTAAATAGTAGTTTAGAAAAATTTATTAAAGAAGAGTTTAATTCTATTGAAAAAAATATTCTTCAAAAAGCAAAAACCGTATCTGAGATTTTAATTGAAAACTTTTTTGCTCAGATTGAAGAACCATTAAAAGTTTTTGAACATAAACTAAAAAAAGATGAAAAAACTCTACAAGAGAGAATTGCAAACTTTGAAGAGAATGAAGCAAATAAAGATGAACTAACAATAGAAATTCACAAAAAAATTAAAAAACTAGAAGCAATCAACAAAGGACTTAAATCATGA
- a CDS encoding fumarate reductase cytochrome b subunit: protein MSDLIEGYLGKTVERKKSRVPAKLDYIQSATGLFLGLFMWGHMLLVSSILISKDFMYSVTKFLEASFIFDGGNPLLVTIAALVIFIVFITHAALGMRKLPGNFKQYQVMKAHADNMGHEDTKLWFIQAFTGFAMFFLGSVHLYIIMTNSAEIGPYASADRVWSEWMWPLYILLLLAVEFHGTIGLYRLAVKWGWFDGNDPKATRKKLKAWKKALTWFFLILGFATLAAYMKIGYENAQAGKVGERYVPTAKVMQLDNTGRLA from the coding sequence ATGAGTGACCTAATCGAAGGTTATTTAGGGAAGACTGTAGAGAGAAAAAAAAGTAGAGTTCCAGCAAAGCTTGATTATATTCAAAGTGCAACTGGACTTTTTTTAGGTCTTTTTATGTGGGGACATATGTTACTTGTGTCTTCAATTTTAATTAGTAAAGACTTTATGTACTCTGTAACTAAATTTTTAGAGGCTAGCTTTATCTTTGATGGAGGAAACCCACTATTAGTTACAATTGCGGCACTAGTAATATTTATTGTATTTATTACACACGCAGCTTTAGGTATGAGAAAATTACCTGGTAACTTTAAGCAATACCAAGTTATGAAAGCTCACGCTGATAACATGGGTCATGAAGATACAAAACTTTGGTTTATTCAAGCATTTACTGGTTTTGCAATGTTCTTCTTAGGTTCTGTTCACTTATATATTATTATGACAAACTCTGCAGAAATTGGTCCTTACGCATCTGCTGATAGAGTATGGTCTGAATGGATGTGGCCTTTATATATTCTTTTATTATTAGCAGTTGAATTCCATGGAACAATTGGATTATATAGACTTGCTGTTAAATGGGGATGGTTTGATGGGAATGATCCAAAAGCAACAAGAAAAAAACTTAAAGCATGGAAAAAAGCATTAACTTGGTTCTTCCTAATTTTAGGATTTGCAACACTAGCAGCATATATGAAAATTGGTTACGAAAATGCACAAGCTGGTAAAGTTGGTGAAAGATATGTTCCAACTGCAAAAGTAATGCAATTAGATAATACAGGGAGGCTAGCATAA
- a CDS encoding complex I subunit 4 family protein translates to MSADILSFIIFLPAVVAFGLMITTKHVETVRNIAFLTTTVILALVLKLYIEFEPSAGMQFVTNVPWIASYGINYYIGVDGFSLTILMMIAILIPTAYLLLWEGRTKGYWINMLLVQAGVTGSLLALDVILFYFFWEVMLLPVFLMIGIYGFGDKVFTTIKVTVYTMLGSLLMFVAMLYLGVAYHAEFGSWSFQYDNLTQITSLSYNERIWLFLAFLSAFAIKIPIFPLHTWIMETYKNAPTGAVFLLSSIMAKLGVYAIVRFLIPIFPEIYVEFSAWFVFIGLFGLVYFGVAALMQDDIKRMFAYSSASHLSFIAAGIFSLNAFGINGALYLIIAHAIATGALFLLVGIIHDETGYKTIKDLGGLAKQSPIFTTIFAIMLFANVGLPGTNGFVSELLIIFGIYEFNHTLGYISALTVIIGASYMLWMFQRAILQDREGETLKFRDLKIKEIVGLAPWVVLVFLMGIYPDIFIDKFEPTVTHYLNDILHIGAAK, encoded by the coding sequence ATGAGTGCAGATATTTTATCGTTTATTATATTTTTACCAGCCGTAGTAGCATTTGGATTAATGATTACTACTAAGCATGTAGAAACTGTTAGAAACATTGCGTTTCTAACAACTACAGTTATCTTAGCACTTGTATTAAAACTTTATATTGAGTTTGAACCAAGTGCAGGAATGCAGTTTGTTACAAATGTTCCATGGATTGCTTCTTATGGAATTAACTACTACATTGGTGTTGATGGTTTCTCTTTAACTATTTTAATGATGATTGCTATTTTAATTCCTACTGCATATCTTCTATTATGGGAAGGTAGAACTAAAGGTTACTGGATTAATATGTTATTAGTACAAGCTGGTGTTACTGGTTCACTTTTAGCATTAGATGTAATTCTGTTCTATTTCTTCTGGGAAGTTATGTTATTACCAGTATTCTTAATGATTGGTATTTATGGATTTGGAGATAAAGTATTCACAACTATTAAAGTAACAGTATATACTATGCTTGGTTCACTTTTAATGTTTGTTGCAATGTTATATCTTGGAGTTGCATATCATGCTGAGTTTGGTTCTTGGTCATTTCAATATGATAACTTAACTCAAATCACATCATTATCTTATAATGAAAGAATCTGGTTATTTTTAGCATTCCTTTCTGCGTTTGCTATTAAGATTCCTATTTTCCCATTACATACTTGGATTATGGAAACATATAAAAATGCTCCTACAGGTGCAGTATTTTTATTATCATCAATTATGGCAAAATTAGGTGTTTATGCAATCGTTAGATTCTTAATTCCTATTTTCCCTGAGATTTATGTTGAATTCTCAGCTTGGTTTGTATTTATTGGATTATTTGGTCTTGTTTATTTTGGTGTTGCGGCACTTATGCAAGATGATATTAAAAGAATGTTTGCCTACTCTTCTGCATCACACTTAAGTTTTATTGCAGCAGGTATTTTCTCATTAAATGCTTTTGGTATTAATGGTGCTTTATATTTAATTATTGCTCACGCAATTGCAACAGGTGCCCTATTCTTACTTGTTGGTATTATCCATGATGAAACAGGATATAAAACAATTAAAGATTTAGGGGGATTAGCAAAACAGTCTCCAATCTTTACTACAATTTTTGCAATTATGTTATTTGCAAACGTTGGACTTCCAGGTACAAATGGTTTCGTATCAGAATTATTAATTATTTTTGGTATTTATGAATTCAATCATACACTTGGTTATATTTCTGCTCTTACAGTTATTATTGGTGCATCATATATGTTATGGATGTTCCAAAGAGCAATTCTACAAGATAGAGAGGGTGAAACACTTAAATTCAGAGATTTAAAAATCAAAGAAATTGTTGGTTTAGCTCCTTGGGTTGTTCTTGTATTTTTAATGGGTATTTACCCAGATATTTTTATCGATAAGTTTGAGCCTACTGTAACTCACTACTTAAATGATATTTTACATATTGGAGCAGCAAAATGA
- a CDS encoding dynamin family protein, whose translation MSILSSFVKEFNETYNKTIEIEYEEGLVGDIKKVKDRLLNEKFHPSIQLKNILDKQIRRARYPMEVAITGQFSSGKSTFLNALLSRNILPTGITPVTSKVNFINYGDEYKLKITYHSGAHEYAPIETIADFTDQRQHEMADIKYLTLYAPMDILKDISFVDTPGLNSQSQSDTDTTRRVLRDVGGIIWLTLIDNAGKMSEAEVLEEYMEHFKNKSLCVLNQKDKFTQEQIETTTKYVKEKFSKYFAQVTPISAKMALESRAAHKDILIDTEHDKLIESFKKELKKNRIETLESFEKEFNKYQEAINKINAIDNTDNTKLLQESNIQEVLDFIENTIRPQAAEAKEYAIKKDLKGICDILVKEYETIIGVYDSLCEILKEAEEDILQAFEDIHKTYSKELFTIYNSLESIMEKMAHETFKSVKKQKAYRYEKKGGFLNKDSFEKVEYETYWIDSDNVYKNLFYDDQTVDKMFKRAIKQLKEVELESAEAFRNVYREIKQRVHRWQEPYELIKKHREIASDSEFSTTRHFAAKVYENVLRSFHRAILENISALRKKFAYFNGALSYSYIQTTQATIAHFEQQIAESVALYEKEPAKFNVYHPREDEILTKLKANFGFEKIEDFLTSKRNYLYKIIQYSKNQYLEINEDRINFVSSKKANYLNKIEDLKNIKDEI comes from the coding sequence ATGAGTATATTAAGTAGTTTTGTAAAAGAGTTTAACGAAACATACAATAAAACAATTGAGATTGAATATGAAGAGGGTCTAGTTGGTGATATTAAAAAAGTTAAAGATAGACTTTTAAATGAAAAATTTCATCCTTCAATTCAATTAAAAAATATTTTAGATAAACAAATTAGAAGAGCAAGATATCCAATGGAAGTTGCTATTACTGGACAATTCTCTTCTGGTAAATCAACATTTTTAAATGCCCTGCTTTCAAGAAATATTTTACCTACAGGAATTACTCCTGTTACTTCTAAAGTAAACTTTATCAATTATGGGGATGAATACAAGTTAAAAATAACTTATCACTCAGGAGCTCATGAATACGCACCTATTGAAACAATTGCAGACTTTACAGACCAAAGACAACATGAGATGGCAGATATTAAATATCTAACACTTTATGCTCCAATGGATATTTTAAAGGACATCTCTTTTGTTGATACACCTGGTTTAAACTCACAATCACAAAGTGATACAGATACTACAAGAAGAGTACTAAGAGATGTAGGTGGAATTATTTGGCTTACACTTATAGATAATGCAGGGAAAATGTCTGAAGCAGAGGTACTTGAAGAGTATATGGAACACTTTAAAAATAAATCACTTTGTGTTCTTAACCAAAAAGATAAATTTACACAAGAGCAAATTGAAACTACAACAAAATATGTAAAAGAAAAATTCTCTAAATATTTTGCTCAAGTAACTCCTATTTCTGCAAAAATGGCTTTAGAGTCAAGAGCTGCACATAAAGATATTTTAATTGATACAGAACATGATAAATTAATTGAAAGTTTCAAAAAGGAGTTAAAGAAAAATAGAATTGAAACTTTAGAAAGCTTTGAAAAAGAGTTTAATAAATATCAAGAAGCAATCAATAAAATTAATGCAATTGATAATACAGATAATACAAAATTACTTCAAGAGTCAAATATTCAAGAGGTTTTAGATTTTATTGAAAATACAATTAGACCTCAAGCAGCTGAAGCAAAAGAGTATGCAATTAAAAAAGATTTAAAAGGTATTTGTGATATTTTAGTAAAAGAGTATGAGACTATTATTGGAGTATATGACTCTTTATGTGAAATTCTAAAAGAAGCTGAAGAGGATATTTTACAAGCCTTTGAAGATATTCATAAAACTTACTCAAAAGAGCTTTTCACTATTTACAACTCTTTAGAGAGCATTATGGAAAAAATGGCTCATGAAACTTTTAAAAGTGTAAAAAAGCAAAAAGCTTATAGATATGAAAAAAAAGGTGGTTTTTTAAATAAAGACTCTTTTGAAAAAGTTGAATATGAGACTTATTGGATAGATAGTGATAATGTTTATAAAAACCTATTTTATGATGACCAGACAGTAGATAAAATGTTTAAAAGAGCTATTAAACAACTAAAAGAAGTAGAACTTGAAAGTGCAGAAGCTTTTAGAAATGTTTATAGAGAGATAAAACAAAGAGTTCATAGATGGCAAGAACCTTATGAACTTATAAAAAAACATAGAGAAATTGCTTCTGATTCTGAGTTTTCAACAACTAGACACTTTGCTGCAAAAGTATATGAAAATGTATTAAGATCGTTCCACCGTGCTATTTTAGAAAATATTTCAGCTCTTAGAAAAAAATTTGCATACTTTAATGGAGCTTTATCTTACTCATATATTCAAACAACTCAAGCAACTATTGCTCATTTTGAACAACAAATTGCTGAGTCAGTAGCTTTATATGAAAAAGAGCCTGCAAAGTTTAATGTATATCATCCAAGAGAAGATGAAATTCTTACAAAATTAAAAGCAAATTTTGGATTTGAAAAAATTGAAGATTTCTTAACTTCAAAAAGAAATTATTTATATAAAATTATTCAATATTCAAAAAATCAATATTTAGAGATAAATGAAGATAGAATTAACTTTGTTAGTTCTAAAAAAGCTAATTACTTAAACAAGATAGAAGACCTTAAAAACATTAAAGATGAGATATAA
- a CDS encoding NADH-quinone oxidoreductase subunit N has protein sequence MNELIHILPVSLILVSAVGLMFMSMYENKFSTKQYITVSSVLLILALILTLIPLGESYALRPYNNIFNDVLIFDSFSNFFNILLILGTLLTLLIGENYFRSREYFKGEFFSILLFALFGMMLLANANELVTAFIALEIASFAVYVMVGYHSEDSKRVEAIFKYLVLGSFIGAFYLLGVVLVYGATATTNLSEIAAYIASNSSEDMSLLYIGLTLILFTFLFKIAAFPFQSWVLDVYRGAPMIITAYMASTFKIAIFSFFLRAVLQDIAPMIDFWDSIMYVIIIFTLVFGTWLAITQKIVKRMLAASSIVHTGYLLLAFIALGQNIHAAYATVFYLIAYLLSALGSFGIISHIISETKVRVTYDDFKGLAKERPYLAAMMTIFLFSLAGIPSTIGFIGKFYVFTEAINAGFILLAVLAIIATFVSVYYYFKLIAMMYFYPTKEECLENDFNDKRVSTYAIAFLAIITIVGGIGSAIVFFIPALNIDTLINMTQIAIQSLFIKS, from the coding sequence ATGAATGAATTAATACATATATTACCAGTTTCATTAATTTTAGTATCAGCTGTTGGTTTAATGTTTATGAGCATGTATGAAAATAAATTTAGTACAAAACAGTATATTACTGTTTCATCTGTGTTACTAATTTTAGCTCTAATTTTAACATTAATTCCTCTAGGTGAATCATATGCACTTAGACCATATAACAATATATTCAATGATGTTTTAATTTTTGACTCGTTTTCGAACTTCTTTAATATTTTACTTATTTTAGGTACTTTATTAACTCTATTAATTGGTGAAAACTATTTTAGATCAAGAGAGTATTTTAAAGGTGAGTTCTTCTCAATCCTTTTATTTGCTCTATTTGGTATGATGTTATTAGCAAATGCTAATGAACTTGTGACTGCATTTATTGCTTTAGAGATTGCTTCTTTTGCTGTATATGTAATGGTTGGTTATCATAGTGAAGATAGTAAAAGAGTTGAGGCAATTTTCAAATATTTAGTTCTTGGTTCATTTATTGGAGCATTTTACCTTTTAGGTGTTGTTTTAGTTTATGGTGCAACTGCAACTACAAACTTAAGTGAAATTGCAGCATATATTGCAAGTAATTCAAGTGAAGATATGTCTTTATTATATATCGGTTTAACGCTAATTTTATTTACATTCCTATTTAAAATTGCTGCGTTCCCATTCCAATCTTGGGTACTAGATGTATATAGAGGTGCACCTATGATTATTACTGCATATATGGCATCTACATTTAAAATTGCTATATTCTCTTTCTTCTTAAGAGCAGTATTACAAGATATCGCACCTATGATTGATTTCTGGGATTCAATCATGTATGTTATTATTATCTTTACTCTTGTATTTGGTACATGGCTGGCAATTACACAAAAAATTGTTAAAAGAATGCTTGCAGCATCTTCAATTGTACATACAGGTTATCTATTATTAGCATTTATTGCACTTGGACAAAATATTCATGCAGCATATGCAACAGTATTTTATCTAATTGCTTACTTATTATCAGCACTTGGTTCATTTGGTATTATTTCTCATATTATTTCTGAAACAAAAGTAAGAGTTACTTATGATGATTTTAAAGGTTTAGCAAAAGAGAGACCATATTTAGCAGCAATGATGACAATTTTCTTATTCTCACTTGCTGGTATTCCTTCTACTATTGGATTTATCGGTAAATTTTATGTATTTACAGAGGCTATCAATGCTGGATTTATTCTTTTAGCAGTATTAGCAATTATTGCTACTTTTGTATCTGTATACTACTACTTCAAGCTTATTGCAATGATGTATTTTTACCCTACAAAAGAAGAATGTTTAGAAAATGATTTTAATGATAAAAGAGTTTCAACTTATGCAATTGCATTCTTAGCAATTATTACAATTGTTGGGGGTATTGGTTCGGCAATCGTATTCTTTATACCTGCTTTAAACATCGATACACTAATAAATATGACGCAAATTGCTATTCAATCTTTATTTATTAAATCATGA
- a CDS encoding fumarate reductase flavoprotein subunit — MKINYCDSLVIGGGLAGLRAAVAAQKKGLSTIVLSLVPVKRSHSAAAQGGMQASLGNSKMSDGDNEDLHFADTVKGSDWGCDQTVARMFVHTAPKAIRELASWGVPWTRVKAGSREAIINAKKTTIVEEEERHGLIHSRDFGGTKKWRTCYTADATGHTMLFGVANEALKHDVDIRDRKEALSLIHEDGRCYGAIVRDLITGELEAYVAKGTCIATGGYGRVFRQTTNAVICEGTGAAIALETGIATLSNMEAVQFHPTPIVPSGILLTEGCRGDGGILRDVDGHRFMPDYEPEKKELASRDVVSRRMIEHIRNGKGVPSPYGYHVWLDISILGREHIEKNLRDVQEICQIFNGIDPADEGPQGWAPVLPMQHYSMGGIRTKPTGESTRLNGLFACGEAACWDMHGFNRLGGNSVSETVVAGMIIGNYFADYCLANDVTIPTSTVQRFLDAQDAYLDEILAYSGNEDIFKIKRRMQELMDEKVGIFRSGGPLSEAVEELKDLLVKTKQITVKSKERAGNPELEEAYRVPKMLKVALCVAKGARDRTESRGAHYREDFLKRDDANWMNRTLCTWPNSDDLEPTIEYADLDIMTMEMPPAFRGYGAKGMIIENDLSAKRQAEVDEIREKMEAEGKDRHDIQDALMPFELPMNYKERNERLGDK, encoded by the coding sequence ATGAAAATTAATTACTGTGATTCATTAGTTATTGGTGGAGGATTAGCTGGACTTAGAGCTGCTGTTGCTGCACAAAAAAAGGGATTAAGTACTATTGTTTTATCATTAGTTCCTGTTAAAAGATCTCACTCAGCTGCTGCTCAAGGTGGTATGCAAGCTTCTTTAGGTAACTCAAAGATGTCTGATGGAGATAATGAAGATTTACACTTTGCTGATACAGTAAAAGGTTCTGACTGGGGATGTGATCAAACTGTTGCAAGAATGTTTGTACATACTGCACCAAAAGCAATTAGAGAATTAGCATCATGGGGTGTGCCTTGGACTAGAGTTAAGGCAGGTTCAAGAGAAGCTATTATTAATGCTAAGAAAACTACAATTGTTGAAGAAGAAGAGAGACATGGATTAATCCACTCAAGAGATTTTGGTGGTACTAAAAAATGGAGAACATGTTATACAGCTGATGCAACAGGACATACAATGTTATTTGGTGTTGCAAATGAAGCTTTAAAACATGATGTTGACATTAGAGATAGAAAAGAAGCATTATCATTAATCCACGAAGATGGAAGATGTTATGGTGCTATCGTTAGAGATTTAATTACTGGTGAATTAGAAGCATATGTTGCAAAAGGAACTTGTATTGCAACTGGTGGATATGGAAGAGTATTTAGACAAACAACAAACGCTGTAATTTGTGAAGGTACTGGTGCTGCTATTGCACTTGAAACTGGTATTGCAACACTTTCTAATATGGAAGCTGTACAATTCCACCCAACTCCAATCGTTCCATCTGGTATTTTATTAACAGAAGGTTGTAGAGGTGATGGTGGTATCTTAAGAGATGTTGATGGTCACAGATTTATGCCTGATTATGAGCCAGAAAAAAAAGAGCTTGCATCAAGAGACGTTGTTTCTAGAAGAATGATTGAACATATTAGAAATGGTAAAGGTGTACCTTCTCCTTATGGATATCACGTATGGTTAGATATCTCAATTTTAGGTAGAGAGCACATTGAGAAAAACTTAAGAGATGTTCAAGAGATTTGTCAAATCTTTAATGGTATTGACCCTGCTGATGAAGGTCCTCAAGGATGGGCTCCTGTACTTCCAATGCAACACTACTCAATGGGTGGTATTAGAACTAAACCAACTGGTGAGTCTACAAGATTAAATGGTTTATTTGCTTGTGGTGAAGCTGCTTGTTGGGATATGCATGGATTTAACAGACTTGGTGGAAACTCAGTATCTGAAACAGTTGTTGCTGGTATGATTATTGGTAACTACTTTGCTGATTACTGTTTAGCTAATGATGTTACAATCCCTACTTCTACAGTTCAAAGATTCTTAGATGCACAAGATGCATACTTAGATGAAATCTTAGCTTACTCTGGAAATGAAGACATCTTTAAAATTAAAAGAAGAATGCAAGAATTAATGGATGAAAAAGTTGGTATCTTTAGATCTGGTGGACCATTAAGCGAAGCAGTAGAAGAGTTAAAAGATTTATTAGTTAAAACAAAACAAATTACTGTTAAATCTAAAGAAAGAGCTGGTAACCCTGAGCTAGAAGAAGCATATAGAGTTCCAAAAATGTTAAAAGTTGCATTATGTGTTGCTAAAGGTGCTAGAGATAGAACTGAATCAAGAGGTGCACACTATAGAGAAGATTTCTTAAAAAGAGATGATGCAAACTGGATGAACAGAACACTTTGTACTTGGCCAAATAGTGATGACCTTGAACCAACAATTGAATATGCTGACTTAGACATTATGACAATGGAAATGCCTCCAGCATTTAGAGGATATGGTGCTAAGGGAATGATTATTGAAAATGACCTTTCTGCAAAAAGACAAGCTGAAGTAGATGAAATCAGAGAAAAAATGGAAGCAGAAGGTAAAGATAGACATGATATTCAAGATGCATTAATGCCATTTGAATTACCTATGAACTATAAAGAAAGAAACGAAAGATTAGGAGATAAATAA
- a CDS encoding fumarate reductase iron-sulfur subunit — protein sequence MSVEKGREITISVLKFNPRSKVSKPHFVDYKLEETPGMTLFIALTYIRENLDPDLSFDFVCRAGICGSCGMVVNGKPALACRTLVSNYPEGTLKLMPMPAFELIKDLSVNTGKWMDGMSKRVQSWIVNNGEEIDISKMEERVEPEVAQDTFELDRCIECGICVASCGTILMRPNFVGPVGMNRVARFEVDPHDKRTAEDFYELIGDDDGIFGCMSLMACEDHCPKHLPLQNKIAYLRRKLVALR from the coding sequence ATGAGCGTTGAAAAAGGTAGAGAAATAACTATATCAGTTCTTAAATTTAATCCAAGAAGTAAGGTTTCAAAACCTCACTTCGTAGATTATAAATTAGAAGAGACACCTGGAATGACTCTTTTCATTGCTCTTACATATATTAGAGAAAATCTAGATCCAGATTTATCTTTTGACTTCGTATGTAGAGCAGGAATTTGTGGTTCTTGCGGAATGGTAGTAAATGGTAAACCTGCACTTGCTTGTAGAACACTTGTTTCTAACTATCCAGAGGGAACACTTAAATTAATGCCTATGCCAGCATTTGAATTAATCAAAGATTTATCAGTTAATACTGGTAAATGGATGGATGGTATGTCAAAAAGAGTTCAATCTTGGATTGTAAATAATGGTGAAGAGATTGATATTTCTAAGATGGAAGAAAGAGTTGAACCAGAAGTAGCACAAGATACATTTGAATTAGATAGATGTATTGAATGTGGTATTTGTGTTGCATCTTGTGGAACAATTCTTATGAGACCAAACTTCGTAGGACCTGTTGGAATGAACAGAGTTGCTAGATTTGAAGTAGACCCTCACGATAAGAGAACTGCTGAAGATTTCTATGAACTAATTGGTGATGATGATGGAATTTTTGGTTGTATGTCATTAATGGCGTGTGAAGACCATTGTCCAAAACACTTACCATTACAAAATAAAATTGCTTACTTAAGAAGAAAACTAGTAGCGCTAAGATAA